The sequence below is a genomic window from Rhinopithecus roxellana isolate Shanxi Qingling chromosome 19, ASM756505v1, whole genome shotgun sequence.
cttctttttctttatatatcatgGTGGTCTCATTTAAAGCCTTATCAtaacccttttattttttattttttatttttatttttgtttttgagacggagtctcgctctgtcacccaggatggagtgctatggccggatctcagctcactgcaagctccgcctcccgggttcacgccattctcctgtctcagcctcccgggtagctgggactacaggcgccgccaggtcgcccggctagttttttttgtattttttagtagagacggggtttcaccgtgttagccaggatggtctcgatctcctgacctcgtgatccgcccgtctcggcctcccaaagtgctgggattacaggcttgagccaccgcgcccggccaacccttttaaaaagtataatataataattgTTATTAACCATGCACTGCACTGCCTCCATGAGGTAGAAAATTAAAAGCCTTAAAAAGCCTACAAAACTACCTATCGGGTTCTATGCTCACTACCACGGTGACAGGACCCGTACTACAAACCCCAACATCATGCAATGTTCcaatgtaacaaatctgcacataaatatctgtatctaaaataaaagttgaaaatttttttcaaaaagaaaattgggctgggcgtggtggctcacgcctgtaatcccagcactttgggaggccaaggtgggcagattacctgaggtcgagagttcgagaccagcctggctaacatggtgaaaccctgtctctactaaaagtacaattagctgggtgtggtggcacatgcctgtaatcccagctacttgggaggctgaggcaggagaattgcttgagcccgggaggtgaaggttgcagtgagctgagatcttgccactgcactccagcctgggagacagaacgagactgtctcaaaaaatgtaaaaaataaaaaataaaaataaaaataaaagaaaatcggccgggcgcagtggctcaagcctgtaatcccagcactttgggaggccgagcagggcggatcacgaggtcaggagatcaagaccatcctggctaacacggtgaaaccccgtctctattaaaaaaatacaaaaaactagccaggcgaggtggcgggcacctgtagtcccagctactcgggaggctgaggcaggagaatggtgtaaacctgggaggcagagcttgcagtgagctgagatctggccactgcactccagcctgggcgacagagcgagactccgtctcaaaaaaataaaaataaaaataaataaaataaaataaaataaaatttaaagtaggctgggtgacacagcaagactctgtctcaaaaaaaaaggagttttgtTTGATTAGCAGAATACCTTGAGGCACAATCCTACCCCTCCCATTGTCTTGTGTTCTCCCCATTTTGCTCACTGCCAGCCCTTGGGCCAATCTGGTTGCCACTCTCtccctgattttattttatttattaattttggttTTAGGTAATTTATTAGGTTAACTTACAGACAGAAGGGTGGTCTTGGGTGGCCACAAGACGGGTAGATCTCCACACAACAAcccccagacccagggcttataTCCTGGGGAAAAGTATAAGTGCTTTGGTAGGAATGTATAGATGTTTACAAACTTCACAGCCTATGATTTCTGCAACAGCATCAAGAGTTGTTTTGGAGGAAACTTACAGTGAGTAAGTGTTCCTACAGAAAGCGTAATACATCAAATAGACATTTTGGAGGCACTTCTGGGTAAATCAGAAATTACATGTCAGATTAGGATTTAAAATAAAGTCCCTCTCGTGACCACTCCACTCATCTAATCCGGCTCATACAATCTCATGCACCCACCTCTTCCACGATGGTTCCTCAGCCTGTAGAGAAGGGGGTGCTGTAGTCATTTCCATGGCATGGGTGGACAGGTTGCATTAATTTGTTTTATGCTTGTTAGCAGAGGCCACACCAACAATACAAACAATGAAACCTGGCCAAGTGACTTTAGGAGCTTTACAGCTGGTCCTGGGCTTTGTGTCTTTTGTGGGTTGATGACCCATCCTCTGGATTGGAAAAGAGTACACAAGGCAGTTGCTTTCCAGGCTTCTGGGGTGTCCTGGTGTCTCAGCTATGGATCTCCCAACATCTACAGGTCACAGGGTGACAGAAGCTGCAGCACAGTTACCTGGACCTCCCAGAGCAGAGGATAAGGAGCAGTGAAGACAGGATGGAGCTCTGATTGGAGCAAGAAACCCactccattatatatatatatatatatatatgtgtgtgtgtgtgtgtatatgtatgtgtatatgtgtgtgtatatatgtatatgtatgtgtatatgtgtgtgtgtgtgtatatatatatatataaatttttttttttttttttttggagatcaagtctcactgtcatccaggctgtagtgcagtgctgcaatctcagctcactgcaacctccgcctcccagattcaagtgattttcctgcctcagcctcctaagtagctgggaatactggtgtatgccaccacactcagctaattttctgtatttttagtagggatagggttttgccatgttggctaggctgctctcgaactcctggcctcaagtgatccacctgccttggcttcccaaagtgctgggattacaggcatgagccaccacgcctggccactcactccctgatttattttattttatgtatgtatgtatgtatttatgtatttatttatttttgacacagagtcttgctctctcacccaggctgtaatacagtggctcacgccactacaaagtaatcccactactttgggaggctgaagcaagcagatttcttgaggtcaggagttcaagaccagcctggccaaatggtgaaacctgtctctactaaaaatacaaaaattagctcggccgggcgcggtggctcaagcctgtaatcccagcactttgggaggccgagaagggcggatcacgaggtcaggagatcgagaccatcctggctaacacggtgaaaccccgtctctactaaaaaatacaaaaaaactagccgggcgaggtggcgggcgcctgtagtcccagctactccggaggctgaggcaggagaatggcgtgaacccgggaggcggagcttgcagtgagctgagatccggccactgcactccagcctgggtgacagagcaagactccgtctcaaaaaaaaaaaaaaaaaaaaaaaaaaaaaaaaaaaaaaattagctgggcgtggtggtgcacacttgtaatcccagctacttgtaaggctgagacaggagaattacttgaacccaggaggcggaggttgcagtgagccgagatcacgccattgcattccagcctgggcgacaagagcgagactctgtttcaaaaaaaaaaagaggaaggtcTTTATGACTCAAGGATCttttaaataagtacataaacataaaaatgaaagtcTGGGCCTGGCACAGCAGCCCACACCccgtaatcctaacactttgggagactggggcgagaggatcacttgaggccagatgtTCAAGACCATTCTGAACCAGATGGGGagactccttttttcttttcctttttttttttttgagacggagtctcactctgtcacccaggctggggtgcagtggtacaatctcggctcactgcaggctcctcctcctaggttcacgccattctcccgcctcagcctcctgagtagctgggattacaggcacccactgtcatgcctgcctaattttttttgtatttttgtagagatggggtttcgccatgttgtccaggctggtctcaaactcctgacctcaggtgatccacctgccttggcctccggaagtgctgggattacaggcatgagccaccatgcctggccgagactccttttttctctttttttcttttcttcatgtcaGAAGGGTAATGTGCCAACATTGTAACAAGGTTCAAGGGTGGCACATCTCACACATGCCCGTGAACACCCAATCATCACACTCATGTGTTACAAAAGTATCAGAGGATCAGAACTTTTCCCTacaccattattttttttttttttttttttttttttttttttttttttttttttttttttttagttacctgggcgtgtgcctgtagtcccaactttttccagctactcgggaggctgaagtggcaagatcgcttgagcccaggagcttggggttgcagtgagctatgattacagcACTGTACCCCAGcatgggtaacacagcaagactctcccagaaaaacaaacaaaaccacaaaaaaactaGAGGTCTTTCTTTGTCACCAGACTTTAAGCTCTTCGGGGGCAAGGATTGTGTCCATTTGCTTCATTGCTGTATATACAGTGTTTAGCACAGCCCTGCCAATATTAACTTTCCAATAAGTGTTTGTAGAATAAATAGATGAATTAACAGATGCAAGTAAAAACcgttatttccttttcttgctttctttttttttttttttttttttttgttgagacggagtctcgctctgtcgcccaggctggagtgcagtggccagatctcagctcactgcaagctccgcctcccgggtttacgccattctcctgcctcagcctcccgaatagctgggactacaggcgcccgccacctcgcccggctagtttttttttttttttagtagagacggggtttcaccgtgttagccaggatggtctcgatctcctgacctcgtgatccgcccttctcggcctcccaaagtgctgggattacaggcttgagccaccgcgcccggcctccttttcttgctttcttttttttttttttggacacagggtctcactctgttacccaggctggatgtagtgcagtggtgtgatctcggctcactgcaacctccacttcctgggttcaagcgattctcgtgcttcaacctctcaattagctgggattacaagcatgtaccaccatgtttggctcattttttttttttttttttttttttttttttttgtatttttagtagaaacagggtttcaccatgttggccaggctggtcttgaattcctgacctcaaatgatccttttcttttctttctttctttctttttttttttttttttgtgcatgacggagtcttgctctgttacccaggttggagtgcagtggtgcaatctcagctcactgcaacctccacctcctgggtcaaagtgattctcctgcctcagcctcacgaatagctgggactacaggtgcctgtcatcatgcccagctaatttttgtatatttagtagagacgaggtttctccatgttgcccaggctggtctcaaactcctgacctgaggtgatctgcccacctcaagctcccaaagtggtgggatgacGGGCTTGCACCACAACACCAggccctcttttcttttttctttttttattttaaagatggggtctccaGCAGGTACgatgtctcatgtctgtaatcccagcagtttgggaggccgaggcaggcggatcacctgaggtcaggagttcaagaccagcctggcaacatggcgaaacctcatctctactaaaactacaaaaattaggctgggcacggtggcttacacctgtaatcccagcactttgggaggcggaggcgggtggatcacttgaggtcaggagttcaagaccagcctgaccaacatggagaaaccctactgaaaatacaaaattagccccgtgtggtggcgcatgcctgtaatcgcagctactcgggaggctgaggcaagagaatcaattgaacctgggaggcagaggttgcaatgagcagagagctcatcattgcactccatctagcctgggtaacaagagcgagactccatctgaaaaaaaaaaaaaaaaaaaaaattagccacgcatggtggagggcgcctgtaatcccagctactcaggaggctgaggcagaagaatcgcttgaacccaggagacagaggttgcagtgagctgagattgcgccattgcactccagcctggacgacagagtgagactccatctcaaaaaaaggaaaaaaaaacaaaacaaaacaaagatggggtctcactctgttactcaggctggactgGAACTTCTGGGGTTAAGCAAtcctccagactcagcctcccagagtactgggattacaggcatataccaccatgcccagaccatATTTCCTTTCCACTGGGTGGTgcccacacacacagagatacacaaagACAAACATGCCCTGTTAGTGCTCAGTAGTCATTTGAATAAATTTTCACAATGCACTCGACTTATCTCAGCATAAACTTTATTGGTTTGGCTTCTCTTGGCTATTCTggagtggggctgaggcaggagctaaGTGAAGGGCAGAATCCAGTCCTGAGCTGGGTGTGGTCAGAGTCACCGAGACCTGGGGagagtggggaaaggagaggaaggttATGGACTTGGAGTCGGCCAAGCACGTTTATCCTGGGACCCAGCCATTGTTGAACCCCTCCTACCTTCAAAtcacctttttaaatattttaatttttatcaatttactttttttaattttttttgagatggagtctcgctctgtcaccagtgcagtggcgcaatctcggctcactgcaagctccacctcccgggttcatgtcattctcctgcctcagcctcccgagtagctggaactacaggctcccgcctccacgctcggctaattttttgtatttttagtagagacggggtttcaccgtgttagccaggatggtcttgatctcctgacctcgtgatctgcccgcctcggcctcacaaagtgctgggattacaggcttgagccactgtgcccagcctcattttactttttttttttttttttttttttttgagacagagtcttgctctgtcgcccaggctggagtgcagtggccagatctcagctcactgcaagctccgcgtcctgggtttacgctattctcctgcctcagcctcccgagtagctgggattacaggcacccgccaccttgcccggctagtttttgtattttttagtagagacggggtttcaccgggttagccaggatggtcttgatctcctgacctcgtgatccgcccgtctcggcctcccaaagtgctgggattacaggcttgagccaccgcgcctggccaattttacttattttttaagagatagtctcactgtggtgcccaagctggagtgcggtgactaTTTACGGATgtaatcatagatcactgcagtcttgaactcctggcctcaagcagtgctcccaccTTTGCCCCATCAAATCACCATTTTAATAAGTAATCCGAATAATTCACAAAAGTACAGAGACCGTTACCCACCTTCCTACAGAGATTTTCTCACACCCTCTTCATGGATCTACTCACGCTCCTGTCCCTTCTTCCCCTCCTGAGGTTCCTGTTCCAGATTTGGTCCCTCAATCCCTCCCTAGCTGCTCAGTATCAGTGTCTGAAGTGTTTTGGTTTCCGTGCCCCCCTGTCTGCATCATGAGGATCCTGTCTCACCCTTTAGGAGGACAGGTCTCTTCATAATATTTAGTCCCTCAATTCTGAGACATAAGGAATGGACTGAAGAATTTTCTAGCTGATGAGGTGGATTCAAGAGACCATTGAAGCCACCAATGGCCACAGAGAAAGGAAACATGCCTCCAACTATGCAGTTTCCCATCACCAGGAAGGTGCCATGGCCCAAGGGTACAGAGGGAAAGCTGAGAACAGGATGGGGCTCAGCTCGGTCGGTAGGACTGGGGACAGGCAGGGCACAGGATGGGCTCAGCTCAGTGGGTAGGGATAGGCAGGGGAGAGCAGCACCTCACCTGGAGGAGTGAGAAAGAACAAATAGTAATCAGAGCTGCTAACCTTGCAGAGCTCTTATTACTCCTCAAAGGTGGCCCTCAGGTCTCCATttgaattgtctttatttttcttttgtttttttctttgtatttttccactTGCATTCTCTTACTTAAAGCTCACAACATCCCGTTAAATGATTCTATACCTctgattttaatgaaaacattgaGGTTCAGAAAGGCTACGTAAACAGCCAGCATGTGGAGGGGCAAAGATCTGAATCCATGTCTGATGCCCAAGCTCAAGTTAGAACTGCTGTGCAACACCACGTTCCCCTACCTGCGCCTGCAGAGGTTTTTCTGATCCACCAAGCAGGCCAACAGCTCTTGAATCAGCAAGTCCCTCAGCAAATCTTCATCGCTGGGGTTCTTGGGTGGGGAGCTGCAAGGTAACAGCCTCTGGCTGACTGTTTTAGCCTGAGCCGCACCCAAAGAGAGTAAACACAGGACTGGGGACACCACTGAGGGGCAGCCACGGATGGGGGGAGGGAGCCAACACAGCTGCCTCTCTGTTGGCTCAGCTCTGAGATCTGGAGCCTCCTTTCTGCCAGCCCCACCCAGCGCTGCCTGCCTGAGGAATATGGACTCTTCCTACAGGGAGAGTCAAACAGAATTCTGGTGTGAGATATTCCGCCCATCCACCTCTGCAAGTGTTCCAGAATGCAGAGAGTACTTTGGGCACATTCACTTTTTGAAATGACCTGTGCCATTCAGAGAGGGGATAACTGATTTCAGGGGAGTGGGCCTGGGAAGATCCCCCACTCTTTCACAAACAGCCTTCCCGAAGTTTGGCAGGGAGAGGTGGTGAGGCCAGAACCTGAGGTCTCTTCTTTCCTGCCCTTCTCCTGACTCAGTGACTCTGCTGTGTATGAAGTCATCAATCTTAGAAACCCTGTCCCTGAAACCCCTCCTAGCACCCCTCCCCTGTTCCTCCAAGGCTTCTTCCTTAAGCTTGGGCTGACCTCCAGGAGTTTGCTCAATGAAGACCCCTCTTTGAACTCTTGAGAGGAAGAGGATGCTTATCACGGGTCCTTGCTCTGCTCTGGGGTCAGGGAGAGAGAACAACAAGGTGGGAGCGGGGCAGGAGGCTCGGCTGCCTCCCTTCCCTCTGCGCCTTGACTCACCTCTGTGgctccactgcctcctcctccttcctatTAGCTTGACTGGCCAGCTGGAGTGCCCGAGCCTCCCTCTGGGTGATGTTGTGTTTCCAGCTGGGAAGATATAGATTAGAGAGTGGGCAAGCTGTGGAGACTCCAGTCTAGAGACTCTTGAATCTTTTAGTACCTCAACCCCAAAAGCAGAGGGTACCTTTCTCCACTCAAGCCCACCCAATGGTGGCCTTCAGCTGCCTCCACCAGTGAACAGCTTTTCAAAATCTACCAAGCGGGGAAAGAGACTTGGCATAGAGCAGGGAGAAGGATAAGGACAGTTCATCTTCTCttcacttttgtgtgtgtgtgtgtgtgtgtgtgtgagagagagagagagagagagagagagagagagatagggtctggctgtattgcccagactggagtgcaggggcaccatctcggctcactgcaacctctgcctcccaggctcaagccatcttcccatcttagcctcctgagtagctgaaactacaggcaggCATtaccacaccacacccagctaatttttgtactttttgtttgccttgttgcccaggctggtctcgaatgaactcatgggctcaaacagtccacctacctgggcctcccaaagtgttgggattacaggcatgagccacggtacACAGCCAatcctattttctttcctttttttttttgagacagagtctcactctgttgccaggctggggtacagtggtgcgatctcagctcactgcaacgtccgccttcagagttcaagcaattatcatgcctcagcctcctgagtagctggaattataggcatgtgccaccacacccagctaatctttgtacttttagtagagacggggtttcaccatgttggccaggagggcctcaatctcctgacctcatgatctgcccgcctcagcctcccaaagtgctgggattacaggtgtgagctactgggCCCGGCCCTAGCCAATCCTGTTTTCAAAGTCTGAAGTGGCCATCGCCAAGCAAGCAGTCATTAGGAGctcatctctccctcccttcatccTCAGACCCCTGGGGCTCCTCTCTGAGCTCCCATACATCTTCTGACTTCTTCCCTTAGAAGTAAAGGATTagggccagcacagtggctcacaattgtaatctcagcactttgggaggccaatgtgagtggggatcacttaagcccaggagtttgagaatagcctgggcaacatagtaagactctgtctctacaaataattttaaaaattagccaggcctggtgttgTGAGGCTGTAGtcacaactacttgggaggctgaggtgggaggattgcttgagcccaggaggtcaaggctacagtgagccatgatggtgccgctgcactccagtctgggtgacagagagagatcctgtctcaaaaaaagaagggaggctgggtgcggtggctcacgcctgtaatcctagcactttgggaggccaaggcgggcagatcacagggtcaggagatcgagaccatcctggctaacatggtgaaaccccgtctctactaaaaaaatacaaaaaaattagccgtgcatggtgggcgcctgtagtcccagctactcgggaggctgaggcaggagaatggcatgaacccgggaggcggagcttgcagtgagccgagatcgtgccactgcactccagcctgggcgacagagcgagactccgtctcaaaaaaaaaaaaaaaaagagagaaaaaaaaagaagtaaaggatTAGGGAATAGCCCTGGTCTCTACCCCTAGCCTAGACTGGTGCCCAAGTCAGGGTCCTGGCCAGAGCTACCATGTCTAACTCCCCATCCTTGCCTAGTGAAAGGTGCCACccagggtgggtgcagtggctcacgcctgtaatcccagcactttgggaggccaaggctggtagatcacctgaggtcaggagttcgagaccagcctgaccaacatggagaaaccccatctctactaaaaatacaaaattaggccaggcacggtggctcatgcctataatcccagcactttgggaggctgaggcagatggatcatgaggtcaggagttcgagaaccagactggtcagcatggtgaaaccctgtctctactaaaaaaaaaaaaaaaaaattagccaggcatggtggcacacgcctgtagtcccagctactcaggaggctgaggcagaagaatcgcttgaacccaggaggcggaggttgcagtgagccaaaatcgagccactgcactctagcctgggcaacagagctacacttcatctcaaaagaaaaaaaaataggccgggcacggtggctcaagcctgtaatcccagcactttggccgagacgggcggatcacgaggtcaggagatcgagactatcctggctaacacagtgaaaccctgtctctactaaaaatacaaaaaaagagaaaaactagccgggcgaggtggcggcgcctgtaatcccagctaccagggaggctgaggcaggagaatggcgtgaacccgggaggcggagcttgcagtgagcggagatccggccactgcactccagcctgggctgggtgacagagcgagactccgtctcaaaaaaaaaaaaaaaagaaaaaaaaagaaaaattggctgggcatggtgatgcatgcctgtaatcctagctactcgggaggctgaggcaggagaatcgcttgaatccaggaggtggaggttgtggtgagccaagattgtgctattgcactccagcctgggcaacaagagcaaaactctgtctcaaaaaaaaagaaaagaaaagaaagaagaaaaagaaagatgccaCCTGGGGTTGTGCATCACGTGGCCTGTGTGGCCACAGCCGATGGCCTCCTCTGAAGGTAGGAAGGCAgagcccagagcccagcacagGGAACAGGAGGAGCATAAGCAACGACTCACTCATTCTTCTTCCCCTTTTGGGCCAGCAGCCAGTTTACGAAGTCTTGTTGGTGAATCTTGTCCATGGCAATACTATAGTCACTGATGAAAGTCCCTTCGGCGTACCTGGGGCCTCGAGGTTGAGGGCTGCTCACCTTAGCATGAGATCCGAcaggcagggaggggagaaggcTGGAAATAAGGGTGCAGAGAAGGGGCAGAGATGGGGGGAGAATCACAATGCTAGGATAAATGACTATCACTGACAGGAGGCAGACACTTGAAAACAAACGAGTCCGTTTTTATGGAGACTCCCTGCAGatccactcccccaccccaccccaccccaggcttTATCCTCAGCTCCAGGGCCCACTTCCTGTAGCCTCAGTGTGTGTGGCTCTAGATTCTGGCCAAAAAGGGAtcaggggccaggcgcggtggctcatgcctgtaatccctgcactttgggaggccaaggcaggcggatcacctgaggtcgggatcgagaccagcctgaccaacatggagaaatcccgtctctactaaaaatacaaaatttagccaggtgtggtggcacatgcctgtaatcccagctattcaggaggctgaggcaggagaatcacttgaacccgggaggtggaggttgcagtgagccgaaattgtgccattgcactccagcctagggaacaagagtgaaacttcgtctcaaaaaaaaaaaaagaaagaaagctgggcgcagtggctcacaa
It includes:
- the GIP gene encoding gastric inhibitory polypeptide — translated: MVAMKTFALLLLSLFLAVGLGEKKEGHSSLLPSLPVGSHAKVSSPQPRGPRYAEGTFISDYSIAMDKIHQQDFVNWLLAQKGKKNDWKHNITQREARALQLASQANRKEEEAVEPQSSPPKNPSDEDLLRDLLIQELLACLVDQKNLCRRRSR